A stretch of Ferribacterium limneticum DNA encodes these proteins:
- a CDS encoding aminopeptidase P N-terminal domain-containing protein codes for MPHAHFLARRKRLLKTIGDGVAIVPTAPEVIRNRDAHHLYRFDSYFWYLTGFPEPEAVVVLIGGKKPKSILFCREKHEEREIWDGYRYGPKAAKLAFGFDAAYPIEQLDKKLAELLVDRDTLWHAIGHDAAWDTRIAKALNEVRAQTRAGKRAPRAIHDLRAELDSMRLVKDAAEAGIQQRSADIASAGHARAMRACRPGLAEYELEAELTYEFRKRGADAHAYTPIVAGGANACVLHYVSNDKILNDNTLVLIDAGCEVEGYAADITRTFPVNGRFNAAQKDVYEIVLAAQEAAFAATAPGRHFMEGHDAAVRVLTQGMIDLKLLSGDLDNLIDKGDYKRFYMHRTGHWLGLDVHDAGEYKVGEEWTKLQPGMTLTVEPGLYIRPGADIPPALAGIGIRIEDDVRVTETGCDIFTTAPKTVAEIEEVMRHD; via the coding sequence ATGCCCCACGCCCACTTTCTTGCCCGCCGCAAGCGCCTGCTGAAGACCATCGGCGACGGCGTCGCCATCGTGCCGACCGCGCCGGAAGTCATCCGCAACCGCGACGCGCATCACCTTTACCGCTTCGACAGCTATTTCTGGTACCTGACCGGCTTTCCGGAACCGGAAGCGGTTGTCGTATTGATCGGCGGCAAGAAGCCCAAGTCCATTCTCTTCTGCCGCGAGAAGCATGAAGAGCGGGAAATCTGGGACGGCTATCGCTATGGCCCGAAAGCGGCCAAGCTCGCATTCGGCTTCGACGCGGCCTACCCGATCGAACAGCTCGACAAAAAACTGGCCGAATTGCTCGTCGACCGCGACACGCTGTGGCACGCCATCGGCCACGACGCCGCGTGGGATACCCGGATCGCCAAGGCGCTCAACGAAGTGCGCGCCCAGACCCGGGCTGGCAAGCGGGCGCCGCGCGCCATCCACGACCTGCGGGCCGAGCTTGACAGCATGCGCCTGGTCAAGGACGCGGCCGAAGCCGGCATCCAGCAGCGCTCGGCCGACATTGCCAGCGCCGGCCACGCCCGCGCCATGCGCGCCTGCCGCCCCGGCCTGGCCGAATACGAACTCGAAGCCGAGCTGACCTACGAATTCCGCAAGCGCGGCGCCGACGCCCACGCCTACACGCCCATCGTCGCCGGCGGCGCCAACGCCTGCGTGCTGCACTACGTTTCCAACGACAAGATACTCAACGACAACACGCTGGTGCTGATCGATGCCGGCTGCGAGGTCGAAGGCTACGCCGCCGACATCACCCGCACTTTCCCGGTCAATGGCCGCTTCAACGCCGCACAGAAGGACGTCTATGAAATCGTCCTCGCAGCCCAAGAGGCCGCCTTCGCTGCCACCGCGCCCGGCCGTCATTTCATGGAAGGCCACGACGCCGCCGTGCGTGTCCTGACGCAAGGCATGATCGACCTCAAGCTGCTCAGCGGCGACCTCGACAACCTGATCGACAAGGGCGACTACAAGCGTTTCTACATGCACCGCACCGGCCACTGGCTCGGCCTCGACGTGCACGATGCCGGCGAATACAAGGTCGGTGAAGAGTGGACGAAGTTGCAGCCCGGCATGACGCTGACCGTCGAACCCGGCCTCTACATCCGCCCCGGCGCCGACATTCCGCCGGCGCTGGCCGGCATCGGCATCCGCATCGAGGACGATGTTCGCGTCACCGAAACTGGTTGCGATATCTTCACCACGGCACCGAAGACGGTGGCCGAAATCGAGGAAGTGATGCGCCATGACTGA
- a CDS encoding FAD-dependent monooxygenase yields the protein MTEPVIEHVDILIIGAGPVGMTLHLALAASYAPLAPAGRGAGGEGGLKSLLVDRRPQQSQQGDPRALALSHGTRQLLEQINSWPTRAATPIETIHISQKDGFGRTLIDHQEYDLPALGYVVRYRDLAGALAANLAADSVLAEAEILDITPNDDGITVALRHAGQLRTIQTKLLVHAEGTPGDDPAVKVSDYEQHAVICEVTPTPGHNKRAWERFTPDGPLALLPLGDEYSIVFTLPPAKADAVMAMDDDAFIAALQTQFGQRMRFAKPGKRSRFPLFLRLRDTLVKGNEVWIGNTAQTLHPVSGQGFNLGIRDAWQLSEILLKNGVDRSNLASYAASRRLDRRGSAFFTDQIVRTFSNDFGPLKLARGLGLLALDIFPPARHFVAKRMIWGARAWP from the coding sequence ATGACTGAGCCTGTCATCGAACATGTCGACATCCTGATCATCGGCGCCGGCCCGGTCGGCATGACATTGCATCTGGCGCTCGCCGCTTCCTATGCTCCCCTCGCCCCGGCGGGGAGAGGGGCCGGGGGAGAGGGGGGCCTAAAATCCCTGCTCGTGGATCGTCGACCGCAACAGTCGCAACAAGGCGATCCGCGCGCCCTCGCCCTGTCGCACGGCACCCGCCAGTTACTCGAACAGATAAACAGCTGGCCAACCCGCGCCGCAACCCCAATTGAAACCATCCACATCTCGCAGAAAGACGGTTTCGGCCGGACGCTGATCGATCATCAGGAATACGACCTGCCCGCCCTCGGTTACGTCGTTCGCTACCGTGACCTGGCCGGTGCGCTAGCCGCCAATCTGGCGGCCGACTCCGTGCTCGCCGAGGCAGAAATCCTCGACATCACACCGAACGACGACGGCATCACGGTAGCGCTGCGCCATGCCGGCCAATTGCGTACCATCCAGACCAAGCTGCTGGTGCACGCCGAAGGTACGCCCGGCGACGACCCGGCCGTCAAGGTCAGCGACTACGAACAGCACGCGGTCATCTGCGAAGTCACGCCGACGCCCGGCCACAACAAACGCGCCTGGGAGCGCTTCACCCCCGACGGCCCGCTCGCCCTGCTCCCGCTCGGCGACGAATACTCCATCGTCTTCACGTTGCCGCCAGCCAAGGCCGACGCCGTGATGGCGATGGACGACGACGCGTTCATCGCCGCCCTGCAAACCCAGTTCGGCCAGCGCATGCGCTTCGCCAAACCCGGCAAGCGCAGCCGCTTTCCGCTCTTTCTTCGTCTGCGCGACACCCTGGTCAAGGGCAACGAAGTGTGGATCGGCAACACGGCGCAGACCCTGCACCCGGTGTCCGGCCAGGGCTTCAATCTCGGCATCCGCGACGCCTGGCAACTATCTGAAATTTTGCTCAAAAACGGCGTTGACCGTAGCAATCTGGCCAGCTACGCCGCCAGCCGCCGCCTCGACCGCCGCGGCAGCGCCTTCTTCACCGACCAGATCGTCCGCACCTTCTCCAACGATTTCGGTCCGCTCAAACTCGCCCGCGGCCTCGGCCTGCTCGCCCTCGACATTTTTCCACCCGCACGCCACTTCGTCGCCAAGCGCATGATCTGGGGCGCCCGCGCCTGGCCTTGA
- a CDS encoding 1,4-dihydroxy-2-naphthoate polyprenyltransferase has product MKTSTAWFLACRPKTLSVSLSPVLVGTAVAWHDSGTLLWLPLLAAALGAAFIQIGTNLFNDVGDFLRGTDTPGRLGPKRATAEGWLTPGKVKAGAWLSFALAFLCGIYLVWHGGWPIVAIGLASLAAGWAYTGGPKPIAYGPLGEVFVFIFFGLVAVGGSYYLQTLALMPLALIAAALVGIHAAAVITVNNYRDLDGDAKSGKNTLAVRLGRPATRHIYALEMLAPYALLPLLGSLGWLATLPLLSLPLALKLILRFHREAPGPVFNNILAATAGLQLTFALLLSLAFTI; this is encoded by the coding sequence ATGAAGACAAGCACCGCCTGGTTCCTCGCCTGCCGCCCGAAGACGCTCTCCGTCTCGTTGTCGCCGGTCCTCGTCGGCACCGCCGTCGCCTGGCACGATAGCGGCACGCTGCTCTGGCTGCCACTGCTCGCGGCGGCATTGGGGGCCGCCTTCATCCAGATCGGCACCAACCTGTTCAACGATGTCGGCGATTTCCTGCGCGGCACCGACACGCCCGGCCGTCTCGGCCCCAAACGCGCCACGGCCGAAGGCTGGCTGACGCCGGGCAAAGTCAAAGCCGGCGCCTGGCTCAGCTTCGCGCTGGCCTTCCTGTGCGGCATTTATCTTGTCTGGCACGGCGGCTGGCCCATCGTCGCCATTGGCCTCGCCTCGCTGGCCGCCGGTTGGGCCTATACCGGCGGCCCGAAACCGATTGCCTACGGGCCGCTCGGTGAAGTTTTCGTCTTCATTTTCTTCGGCCTGGTCGCCGTCGGCGGCAGCTATTACCTGCAAACGCTGGCGCTGATGCCGCTGGCCTTGATTGCCGCGGCGCTGGTCGGCATTCACGCGGCCGCAGTGATCACCGTCAACAACTATCGCGACCTCGACGGCGATGCAAAAAGCGGCAAGAACACACTGGCAGTTCGCCTGGGGCGTCCAGCTACCCGCCACATCTACGCGCTGGAAATGCTTGCTCCTTACGCGCTGCTGCCGCTCCTCGGCAGCCTCGGCTGGCTGGCCACGTTGCCGCTGCTATCGCTACCGCTCGCCCTGAAATTGATCCTGCGCTTCCATCGCGAAGCACCCGGCCCGGTCTTCAATAACATCCTCGCCGCGACGGCTGGACTGCAGCTGACTTTTGCCCTTCTGCTTTCACTCGCTTTTACAATTTGA
- the dusB gene encoding tRNA dihydrouridine synthase DusB gives MDFVGFQLRNNLFVAPMAGVTDRPFRQLCKKMGAGLAVSEMVTSNSLLYGSAKTLRRANHTGEVAPISVQIAGADPKMMAEAAKHNVDNGAQIIDINMGCPAKKVCNVMAGSALMQDEQQVGRILDAVVAAIPNTPVTLKFRTGWNLANKNAPTIARIAESAGIRAVAIHGRTRCQQYTGEAEYDTIAMVKTLINIPVIANGDITTPEKAKHVLDVTGADGVMIGRAAQGRPWLFREIEHYLKTGEHLPPAEVMEIHSILLAHLEDLYAFYGPETGFKVARKHISWYTKGLVGSAAFRKEMNVLPSIDQQMQAVNDFFCRLAAEHQHLKYSEEALAA, from the coding sequence ATGGATTTTGTCGGTTTCCAGCTTCGCAACAACCTGTTCGTCGCCCCCATGGCTGGCGTAACGGATCGCCCTTTCCGCCAGTTGTGCAAGAAGATGGGCGCCGGCCTGGCCGTGTCCGAAATGGTCACCTCAAACTCGCTGCTCTACGGCAGCGCCAAGACGCTGCGCCGGGCCAATCACACCGGTGAAGTCGCACCGATCTCCGTGCAGATCGCCGGCGCCGACCCGAAGATGATGGCCGAGGCGGCCAAGCACAACGTCGATAACGGCGCCCAGATCATCGACATCAACATGGGCTGCCCGGCCAAGAAGGTCTGCAACGTGATGGCTGGCTCGGCGCTGATGCAGGATGAACAGCAGGTTGGGCGCATTCTTGATGCCGTCGTTGCCGCCATCCCGAACACCCCGGTGACGCTGAAATTCCGTACCGGTTGGAACCTGGCCAACAAGAACGCGCCGACCATCGCCCGCATTGCCGAATCGGCCGGCATCCGTGCCGTCGCCATCCATGGCCGGACGCGCTGCCAGCAATACACCGGCGAGGCGGAATACGACACCATCGCCATGGTCAAGACGCTGATCAACATCCCGGTCATCGCCAACGGCGACATCACGACGCCGGAAAAGGCCAAGCACGTGCTTGACGTGACCGGTGCCGACGGCGTCATGATCGGCCGCGCCGCCCAGGGCCGTCCCTGGCTGTTCCGCGAGATCGAACACTATCTGAAGACCGGTGAGCACCTGCCGCCGGCCGAGGTCATGGAGATCCACAGCATCCTGCTGGCGCATCTCGAAGACCTTTACGCTTTCTACGGCCCGGAAACGGGGTTCAAGGTCGCCCGCAAGCACATCTCCTGGTACACCAAGGGATTGGTTGGCTCGGCGGCCTTCCGCAAGGAAATGAACGTCCTGCCCAGCATCGATCAACAGATGCAGGCAGTAAACGATTTTTTCTGCCGCCTGGCGGCAGAACATCAACACCTAAAATATTCAGAGGAGGCGTTGGCAGCATGA
- a CDS encoding Fis family transcriptional regulator: MSQQDISACVLGALEQYFRDLDGEKPCAIYDMVLKSVEKPMLEVVLSKAGGNQTMAADMLGINRNTLRKKLTEHQLL; encoded by the coding sequence ATGAGCCAACAAGACATTTCCGCTTGCGTGCTGGGGGCACTCGAGCAATATTTCCGCGACCTGGATGGCGAGAAACCCTGCGCCATCTACGATATGGTGCTGAAAAGCGTCGAAAAACCGATGTTGGAGGTTGTCCTCTCCAAAGCCGGCGGCAACCAGACAATGGCAGCCGACATGCTGGGCATCAATCGTAATACCTTGCGCAAAAAGCTCACCGAACATCAATTGCTTTAG
- the purH gene encoding bifunctional phosphoribosylaminoimidazolecarboxamide formyltransferase/IMP cyclohydrolase, whose product MSIKQALISVSDKTGVLEFAQGLAAQGVKLLSTGGTAKMLRDAGLAVTEIGDYTGFPEMLDGRVKTLHPKVHGGILARRDLPEHLATIEQHGIPTIDLVCVNLYPFAATIAKAGVTLEDAIENIDIGGPAMVRSSAKNYNGVAIVTDPEDYAPLLAEMKANGGALQLATRFGLAKKAFTHTARYDSMIANWLTGLDEGAEAKPAEAAPVPAIFPAKLQLAFDRTEILRYGENSHQSAAFYREPNPVAGSIAAYTQLQGKELSYNNIADSDAAWECVKSFDAPACVIVKHANPCGVAIDGSLLGAYEKSFKTDSTSAFGGIIAFNGEVGIDIVNAMNERKHFVEVLIAPSFTAEAKAALASKQNLRVLVVPISRQLNTLEYKRVGGGLLVQTPDNFTAQASGLKIVTKVQPTAQQIEDLLFAERVAKFVKSNAIVFCGNGMTLGVGAGQMSRVDSTKIASIKAQHAGLELNGSVVASDAFFPFRDGVDVLAAAGAKAVIQPGGSMRDEEVIAAADEHGLAMVFTGARHFRH is encoded by the coding sequence ATGTCCATCAAACAAGCGCTGATTTCCGTCTCCGACAAGACGGGTGTTCTCGAATTCGCCCAGGGCCTCGCTGCCCAGGGCGTCAAGCTCCTGTCCACCGGCGGTACTGCCAAGATGCTGCGCGATGCCGGCCTGGCCGTCACCGAAATCGGCGACTACACCGGCTTCCCGGAAATGCTCGATGGCCGCGTCAAGACCCTGCACCCGAAGGTGCACGGCGGCATCCTGGCCCGTCGCGACTTGCCGGAACATCTGGCGACCATCGAACAGCACGGCATTCCGACCATCGACCTGGTTTGCGTGAACCTCTACCCCTTCGCCGCGACCATCGCCAAGGCCGGCGTGACGCTGGAAGACGCCATCGAGAACATCGACATCGGCGGCCCGGCCATGGTTCGCTCCTCGGCCAAGAACTACAACGGCGTGGCCATCGTCACCGACCCGGAAGACTACGCCCCGCTGCTCGCCGAAATGAAAGCCAATGGCGGCGCCCTGCAACTGGCTACCCGCTTCGGCCTGGCCAAGAAGGCCTTCACGCATACCGCTCGCTACGACAGCATGATCGCCAACTGGCTGACCGGCCTTGATGAAGGTGCCGAAGCCAAGCCGGCCGAAGCTGCCCCGGTGCCGGCCATCTTCCCGGCCAAGCTGCAACTGGCCTTCGACCGCACCGAAATCCTGCGTTACGGCGAAAACTCTCACCAGTCCGCCGCCTTCTACCGTGAACCGAACCCGGTCGCCGGCAGCATCGCCGCCTACACCCAGTTGCAGGGCAAGGAACTGTCCTACAACAACATCGCCGACTCCGACGCCGCCTGGGAATGCGTCAAGTCCTTCGACGCCCCGGCCTGCGTCATCGTCAAGCACGCCAACCCGTGCGGCGTCGCCATCGACGGCAGCCTGCTCGGCGCCTACGAGAAGTCCTTCAAGACCGACTCCACCTCAGCCTTCGGCGGCATCATTGCCTTCAACGGTGAAGTCGGCATCGACATAGTCAATGCCATGAACGAGCGCAAGCACTTTGTCGAAGTGCTGATCGCCCCGTCTTTCACAGCCGAAGCCAAGGCGGCTCTCGCTTCCAAGCAGAACCTGCGCGTGCTGGTCGTGCCGATTTCGCGCCAGCTCAACACGCTTGAATACAAGCGCGTCGGTGGCGGCCTGCTGGTCCAGACCCCGGATAATTTCACGGCCCAGGCCTCCGGCCTGAAGATCGTTACCAAGGTCCAGCCGACTGCCCAGCAGATCGAAGACCTGCTCTTCGCCGAGCGCGTCGCCAAGTTCGTCAAGTCCAACGCCATCGTCTTCTGTGGCAACGGCATGACGCTGGGCGTCGGTGCCGGCCAGATGAGCCGCGTCGACTCGACCAAGATCGCCAGCATCAAGGCCCAGCACGCCGGCCTTGAGCTTAACGGATCGGTCGTTGCGTCTGATGCCTTCTTCCCGTTCCGCGATGGCGTCGACGTGCTGGCTGCTGCCGGTGCCAAGGCGGTCATCCAGCCGGGTGGCTCGATGCGCGACGAGGAAGTCATTGCGGCGGCCGACGAACATGGTCTGGCAATGGTCTTCACCGGCGCAAGGCATTTCCGTCACTAA
- a CDS encoding excalibur calcium-binding domain-containing protein, with product MKNLIVLLILASLGWYGYGKYQTAANQARAERAPVAELPSERPLVRPERPASSTYSCDGRTHCSQMTSCEEATWFLKNCPGTKMDGNNDGIPCEKQWCK from the coding sequence ATGAAAAACCTGATCGTCCTTCTGATACTTGCCAGCCTCGGATGGTATGGCTATGGCAAGTACCAGACGGCGGCTAATCAGGCTCGTGCCGAGCGGGCACCTGTCGCAGAGCTGCCCAGCGAACGCCCCTTGGTCAGACCTGAGCGGCCTGCAAGCAGTACATACAGCTGTGACGGACGAACCCACTGTTCGCAAATGACCTCCTGCGAAGAAGCGACCTGGTTCCTAAAGAACTGCCCGGGAACCAAGATGGACGGCAATAACGATGGCATTCCCTGCGAAAAGCAGTGGTGCAAGTAA